The following proteins come from a genomic window of Pueribacillus theae:
- a CDS encoding TRAP transporter large permease encodes MLTIVTFFLLMLIGVPIAFLLGVTTLVFVFSTGNTDVLLSMPSKMFNGLQNFGLVAIPMFILLGEIMNQGGITQRLIKFTKTIFGQLRGGLAYVNVVVNMFLASIVGSSNAQSAIMSKVMVPAMEKEGYKKEFSAALTSASSVMGPLIPPSMPFIIFGVTAGVSIGNLFLAGIIPGILFAIAFGLAIYVYAKRNDFPKEDRPSWPEVLKSTLHVLPALAIPVLILVGISTGAFTATESAAIAVFFSIIIGFFIYKELKLKDLGGILIRTVITASTVTFLLATSNIFGWVLNFQQIPQAIANAFLTIADNQFMFLLLANILLLIVGMFIDGVAALILLIPILLPIAVQFGVDPVHFGVIMVLNLTLGLMTPPVGTVLFIVSSITKVQIHRLVKNLIPFLIISFVILLLITYIPWLSLGIPQMLGFK; translated from the coding sequence ATGCTCACGATTGTCACTTTTTTTCTACTTATGTTGATTGGGGTCCCTATTGCATTTCTACTAGGAGTTACGACACTTGTTTTTGTCTTTTCGACAGGGAATACCGATGTACTTTTATCGATGCCATCAAAAATGTTTAATGGACTACAAAACTTTGGTCTTGTTGCGATTCCGATGTTCATTCTTTTGGGAGAAATCATGAACCAAGGAGGAATCACTCAAAGATTAATTAAATTTACAAAAACAATTTTTGGACAACTAAGAGGCGGTTTAGCCTATGTAAATGTTGTTGTGAATATGTTTCTTGCATCGATCGTCGGTTCTTCAAATGCTCAATCCGCGATTATGAGTAAAGTAATGGTTCCAGCGATGGAAAAAGAAGGCTATAAAAAAGAATTTAGTGCAGCATTAACATCTGCTTCTTCAGTTATGGGACCCCTGATTCCTCCTAGTATGCCGTTTATTATATTTGGTGTAACGGCAGGTGTTTCTATTGGGAATTTATTTTTAGCGGGTATTATTCCCGGCATTCTTTTTGCCATAGCATTTGGTTTAGCAATTTATGTATACGCAAAAAGGAATGATTTTCCAAAGGAAGATCGACCAAGTTGGCCTGAAGTTTTAAAATCAACGCTACATGTTCTGCCTGCATTAGCGATTCCTGTCTTAATCCTAGTCGGTATTTCAACAGGTGCGTTTACTGCGACAGAATCAGCAGCCATTGCTGTCTTTTTTTCTATTATTATTGGATTCTTTATTTATAAGGAATTGAAATTAAAGGATTTAGGCGGAATCTTAATTCGAACAGTGATTACAGCATCTACGGTAACATTTTTATTAGCAACCTCTAATATTTTTGGATGGGTACTAAACTTCCAGCAGATTCCACAAGCAATTGCGAATGCCTTTTTAACCATTGCAGATAATCAGTTTATGTTTTTGCTCTTAGCTAATATTCTGCTATTGATCGTTGGAATGTTCATAGATGGGGTAGCTGCATTAATTTTATTGATTCCGATCCTGTTGCCGATTGCCGTTCAATTCGGTGTTGACCCTGTTCATTTTGGTGTGATTATGGTTCTTAATTTAACGCTTGGTCTTATGACACCGCCAGTAGGAACTGTCTTATTCATTGTTTCATCGATCACAAAGGTACAAATCCATCGCCTTGTTAAAAATTTAATACCGTTTTTGATTATTTCCTTTGTGATATTGCTTTTAATTACTTATATTCCGTGGTTATCTTTAGGTATTCCACAAATGCTTGGCTTTAAATAA
- a CDS encoding aldehyde dehydrogenase family protein, giving the protein MGSYSQWKQMPLGGVWREGNSDSYYENKNPYNNELLVRIKLANNEDIDEAFFVANKVQKEWAQTTAEERSKVMLKAIKLFEERREEFAKILVEESGSTIKKANFEIDTALRYIKEASEFPFKMESETLDSTIKGKKNKIFRIPVGIVSVITPWNFPFNLAIRSVAPALATGNAVILKPDNQTAISGGSFIAKVFEDAGVPKGLISVIIADLKEIGDAVIEHPLANVVSFTGSSKAGKHIASVASKHLKKATLELGGNNAFVVLDDADLDKAVSASIFGKFMHQGQICMSINRIIVDRKVSNEFISKFKSKVEKLTTGDPMSNETNIGPLINKNQINQVNRLVQTSIEEGATVVVKGDVKNNTISPWVLTDVTSEMTIAQEEIFGPIAVIIPVDGEEEAIRVANDTKYGLVGSVFTEDINRGLAFAEKMDCGMFHINDATVNSEPGVPFGGEKDSGLGRHGGEWSIDEFTTVKWVSIQNEARNYPLA; this is encoded by the coding sequence ATGGGCTCCTATTCTCAATGGAAACAAATGCCACTTGGTGGGGTGTGGAGAGAGGGAAATAGCGATTCCTACTATGAAAACAAAAATCCTTACAATAATGAATTACTAGTAAGAATAAAATTAGCAAATAATGAAGATATTGATGAGGCCTTTTTCGTTGCGAATAAAGTACAAAAAGAGTGGGCGCAGACAACAGCAGAAGAAAGATCAAAAGTAATGCTTAAAGCGATAAAACTATTTGAAGAACGCAGAGAAGAATTTGCCAAAATATTAGTTGAAGAAAGCGGGAGCACTATAAAAAAGGCTAACTTTGAGATCGATACTGCGCTTAGATATATAAAGGAAGCATCGGAGTTTCCATTTAAGATGGAAAGCGAAACACTTGATTCCACAATTAAAGGAAAGAAAAATAAAATTTTTCGTATCCCGGTCGGTATTGTAAGTGTTATCACACCATGGAATTTTCCTTTTAATCTAGCCATTCGATCTGTTGCTCCTGCTCTTGCAACTGGAAATGCTGTAATCTTGAAACCGGATAATCAAACGGCAATTTCAGGCGGCAGTTTTATTGCAAAAGTCTTTGAAGATGCAGGTGTGCCAAAAGGGTTAATTAGCGTAATTATAGCCGATTTGAAAGAAATTGGAGATGCAGTGATTGAACATCCTCTTGCGAACGTGGTAAGTTTTACAGGTTCATCGAAAGCAGGAAAACATATTGCATCGGTAGCAAGCAAACATTTAAAAAAAGCAACCCTTGAACTAGGTGGAAATAATGCATTTGTCGTCTTGGATGATGCCGATTTGGATAAGGCGGTTTCTGCTTCGATTTTTGGAAAATTTATGCACCAAGGTCAAATTTGTATGTCAATCAATCGCATTATTGTGGATCGAAAAGTATCTAATGAATTTATTTCTAAATTCAAGTCAAAAGTTGAGAAATTAACGACTGGTGACCCAATGAGTAACGAAACAAATATCGGCCCATTGATAAATAAAAATCAAATTAATCAAGTTAATCGTCTTGTTCAAACAAGTATTGAAGAGGGAGCAACAGTTGTAGTCAAAGGTGATGTGAAAAATAATACAATATCACCCTGGGTTTTAACGGATGTTACGAGCGAGATGACAATTGCTCAAGAAGAAATTTTTGGTCCAATAGCGGTCATCATTCCTGTTGATGGAGAAGAAGAAGCAATTCGGGTAGCCAATGATACAAAATATGGGCTGGTTGGCTCTGTGTTTACAGAAGATATAAACAGAGGATTAGCCTTTGCAGAAAAAATGGACTGTGGAATGTTCCATATTAATGATGCAACAGTCAATAGTGAACCAGGGGTACCTTTTGGTGGAGAAAAGGATTCCGGATTGGGAAGACATGGCGGAGAATGGTCAATTGATGAATTTACAACTGTTAAATGGGTGTCTATTCAAAATGAAGCTAGAAATTATCCGTTGGCATAA